The Microbacterium luteum nucleotide sequence CTGATCGAGCAGCGCGACGTGCACCGCTCGCGGGTCGGCCGAGAGCCGACGGGCGGCCTCATCCGGATCCCACGACGCGCTCAGGGGATCGGGACCCAGGTGACCGACGAGCGCGCCCTCATCCTCCGTGCGCACCACCGAGATATCGGCGAGGTCGAAGCCGACGGTGTCATGGGTGGATGTGCCGAGCACGGCGCGCGCCTTGTAGCCGGGCTTGCGCCACCGCCCGCCGCGCTCGTAGACGTGCCATTCGCCCTCCATCTTCAGGTGGGTGTGCAGGGTCCACCCGTCGATGCGGTGCAGCAGGTGCTTGCCGCGGGGTACGACCTCCTGCACGGTCGCACCGGTCAGGTCGACGGTCGCGACCTGCGGCACCCGCAGATCGAAGCGGGCGAGCTCGCGTCCGTCGAGCACGTCGGCCAGGCGCCGCGCGGCGCGGAAGACGGTGTCGCCCTCAGGCACGGGCGGTTTCCCGCTGGGCGTCGCCGGCGGTCGTGCGCCGCAGCGTCAGTCCGCGCGGCGACTCGACGAAGCCGGCTTCGCGCAGGGCCCGGCCGAGGGGCGTGCCGTAGACGAACGCGCCGTTGACCTGCTCGATCGTGAGGGTGTCCAGCCGTCGTCGGCGCGCGGTGGCGGTGAGGTCGGCAGCAGCCGCCCGGAGCACCTCCTCGTCATCGGTGAAGGCCAGTGCCGTCTTGCCGCCGCGCTCGAGGTAGAGCGCGAGGTCGCCGTCGACGAGCACCACGAGCCCGCCGGCCTTGCGGCCGGGCCGGTGCGAGATCTCGGCCAGTGCCGGCCACGGCAGTGCGGCCCCGTACGGGTTCGCAGGGTCGGTGGCCGCAAGCGTCACGGCCGTGCGCGGCGGCGGATCGGCGAGACCGGCGAACTCGCGGATGCGGTCGACCGTCGCCGACGCCGCGAACTGCGCGGCCCCGAGCTTCTCGATGACATAGCCCCGCCGGCAGTGGCCGGCCTCCTCGAATCCAGCGAGCACGCGATAGACCTGGGCGAATCCGCCGGGAACGCCCTCGGACTGCACGGAGCCACGCGTCACGACGCCGTAGCGGTCCAGCAGCAGGCTCGCCGCGGCGGTGGCGCGCAGCGCCGCATCCGGTTCGGCGTCGGGAACGAGAGACCAGCGGCCCCCGATGGCGGGCGGACGAGGCGGAGCAGACGCGGACACCCGCGGCAGCGTTGCCCCGCGATACATGCGGGAACGCGGCGTCTTGCGGGCGACCCGATGCGCCTGGGAACCCCCGCCCACGAGCGTTCGGACGGGCGCGAAGGTGTCGTTGGTCACGCGTCCCGCCCAGGTGAGGCGCCACAGGGCGTCGACGACGGACTGCTCGTTCTCCGCGCCGGCGAGCGACTTCAGCTGGGCGGCGAAGTACGCCCCACCGGCCGCAAGCACCTCGATGACGCGAGCGTCGAGGGAGTCCGCGGCGATCTCGACGTCGTCGCGCGTGAGGGTGAGCGGCGCTGCGTCAGCCGAGTGGAAGGCGATCCACCCGTCTCGGCCCGGGAGCGACCCGTGGCCGGTCCAGACGACCTCTCCCGACGCGGTGAGCTCGTCGAGCATCGCGGGGGCGTAGTCCCGCACGCGAGAGGGCAGGATGAGCGACTCCCACGCGCTCGCCGGCGCCGGAATGCCCGCGAGCTGCTCGATGACCGCCGCGAGGCCGTCGATGCCGTCGAGCGGACGCGTGACGTGCTGCCAGACCGGCAGGAAGCGAGCGAACGCCTCGGGTGGCACCGGTTCCACGCTGCCGCGGATCGCGGCCAGCGACCGCATCCGCAGTCGGCGCAGCACCTCGCTGTCGCACCATTCCGTGTCATCGCGCGATCCGCCGGCGTTCTCCACCGGGAGGAAGAATCCGCTCGAGATGCGCCCCTGACCCTCGAGCCGCTGCAGCGTGTGACGCGCGACCGCGACCCCCACGCCGAGGCGCTCGGCGACCGCATCGACCGTGAAGGGTCCGTGCGTCCGTGCGTAGCGGGCCACCAGGTCGCCCACCGGATCGGGGAGAGGTTCGAGGAAGGCGAGCGGAATGCCCACCGGCAGCGCCGCCCCGAGGCCGTCGCGCAGCCGGCCGGCGTCTTCGATCGCCGCCACCCGGGACGCCCCGGCGATCGTCACGCGAATCGCCCGTCGCGCATCGACCAGCTCGTCGAGCAGCTGCGCGGCGCTCGCTTCGGAGGCGGCAGCGGCCGGGCCGGTCGGGTCCTGCAGGCGCACGGCGACCTCGCCGGCATCCAGCGGACCGAGCACGCGCAGCAGGTCGGCGACCCCCTCGACCCCGCGAGCGCGACGGTCGGGATCGAGCTTCTGCGCCTCGCGTTCGAACTGGGCGATGACGTCGGGATCGAGCAGCTCGCGCATCTCGACCTTGCCGAGCAGCTCCGACAGCAGCGCCGGGTCGACCGACAGCGCCGCAGCCCGACGCTCGGCCAGCGGCGAGTCGCCCTCGTACATGAACGCGCCGACATATCCGAACAGCAGGTCGCGGGCGTACGGGGACGGCTGGCTCGTGGTCGTCTCGACGAGGCGGATGCTGCGGTCGCCGATGCGGCGGGCCACGCGCAGCAGGGCGGGCACGTCGTAGACGTCCTGCAGCACCTCGCGCAGGGTCTCGAGGATGATCGGGAACGTGGGGTAGCGGCGCGCGACCTCCAGCAGCTGCGCGGAGCGCTGACGCTGCTGCCACAGCGGACTGCGTCTGCTCGGGTTCATCCGCGGCATCAGCAGGGCGCGGGCGGCGCATTCGCGGAAGCGCGAGGCGAACAGCGCCGATCCGCCCACCTCGTCGGTGACGAGCTGCTCGAGCTCGTCGGGCTCGAACACGAACAGGTCGGCGCCGGGAGGTTCGGCTGCCGCATCAGGGACGCGCGCGATGATCCCGTCGTCGCTGGCGACCGCCGCTCCCTCGACGCCGAGGCGCTCGCGGATGCGGGCGTTGACGGCGAGAGCCCACGGCGCATGCACTTTCATGCCGTACGGTGAATGCAAGATGACGCGCCAGTCGCCGACCTCGTCGCGGCTGCGCTCGACGGTCAGCGTGCGGTCGGTGGGCACGGTCCCGGTCGCTTCGCGCTGCTCGGCGAGGTAGGTCAGCAGGTTCTCGATCGCGAACCCGTCGAGACCGGCGTCGCCCAGGCGTGCCTCGGCCTTCTCCCGAGAGGCTCCGGAGAGCTGGCGAGCCATCGTGCCGAGCGCCTCGCCGAGTTCGGCCGGGCGGCCGAGGCCGTCGCCGTGCCAGAACGGCAGCTTGCCCGGCTGCCCGAACGCCGGGAGCACGTTGACGCGGTCGTGCGTGATCTCGACGATGCGCCAGCTCGTCGTGCCGAGCGTGAAGACGTCGTTGACCCGCGACTCGTAGACCATCTCCTCGTCGAGCTCACCGACGCGGGCATTGCGGGTCTCGCCGGCGACGAAGACGCCGAACAGGCCCCGGTCGGGGATGGTGCCGCCGCTTGTGACGGCGATGCGCTGGGCGCCGGGCCGGCCGGTCAGGGTTCCCGCGTCGCGATCCCACACGACGCGAGGACGGAGCTCCGCGAACTCGTCGGAGGGGAACCGGCCCGCGAGCAGATCGAGCGTTGCCTCGTACGCCGAGCGCGGCAGGGTGCGGAACGGCGCGCTGCGGCGCACCGTCTCGAACCAGCCCTCGACGTCGATCTCGCCTTGGGCGGCCGCAGCCACGGTCTGCTGGGCGAGGATGTCGAGCGGGTTCTGCGGCACCGCGATCGCCTCGATCTGCCCCGCGAGCATCCGTTCGGTCACGATCGCGGTGTGGAGCACATCGGCCCGGTGCTTCGGGAAGAGGGCCGCCCGGCTCACCTCGCCCACCTGGTGCCCGGCGCGGCCCACACGCTGCAGTCCGGATGCCGCGGACGGCGGCGCCTCGACCTGGATCACGAGGTCGACGGCGCCCATGTCGATGCCGAGCTCGAGGCTGCTGGTGGCCACGACGCAGCGGAGGACGCCGGACTTCAGCTCCTCCTCGACCTGCGCGCGCTGTTCCTTCGAGACGGACCCGTGGTGGGCTTTGGCGAGTGCGGGCGCCGCCCCCGAGGACACTCCCGCCTGTGCCATCATCTCGGCCGGCATCCGGCTCGATGTGGCCGAGTCCGGTGGGCCGGACGGCGGCGCATCCGGCGACGGTGCCTCGAGCCCGAGCCGGTCGGCGTAGATCTCGTTGAGGCGTCCGGTGAGGCGTTCGCCGAGGCGGCGGGAGTTGACGAAGACGATGGTCGAACGGTGTTCGAGGATGCGGTCGACGATCGCCTCTTCGACGTGCGGCCACACCGATCCTGTCATCTCGGTGTTCTCGGCGCCCGCCGAGCCGTCGCCGAACCAGTCCTCGTCGAGGGGTGTGCCGTCGAGGTCGTCGACGGTTCCCGGATCGGCTGATGCCGGCGCGGCACCGGGTGCGCCACGCGCGGAGGTCGGCGGCGGGGGCGGATTCAGCATGTCGTCGACGGGCACGACGACCTTCAGCTCGAACTGCTTGGATGCGCGCGGCGCGACGATCTCGACCGGTTCGGCGCCGCCGAGGAACCGGGCGACCTCGTCGATCGGGCGTACGGTCGCCGACAGGCCGATCCGCTGCGCGGGACCCGCATCCGGATCGTGCTCGCGGCGCAGGGCGTCGAGCCGCTCGAGACTGACGGCCAGGTGTGCGCCGCGCTTGGTGGCCGCGACCGCGTGCACTTCGTCGACGATGACCGTGTGCACGTCGCGCAGCGTCTGCCCGGCCTGGCTCGTGAGCATCAGGTAGAGCGACTCCGGGGTGGTGATGAGGATGTCCGGGGGCGCTGCGACGAGCTTACGCCGGTCGGCGGACGACGTGTCGCCCGAGCGTACGCCGACCGAGACATCGGGCACGCGGATGCCGAGGCGCCGCGCGGACTGCCCGATCCCGACGAGCGGGGAGCGCAGGTTGCGCTCGACGTCGACGCCGAGGGCCTTCAGCGGCGAGATGTAGAGGATGCGGGTGCCGCGCGCAGGCTCCTTGGCCGCCCGCTTCCGCCCACGCACGGGCGCGGCATCGGGTCGATCGGCCGCGACGCTCTCGCGGAACACGCGGTCGATGGCCCACAGGAACGCCGACAGGGTCTTGCCGGACCCGGTGGGAGCGACGACGAGGGCGTGCTTGCCGTGCGAGATCGCCTCCCATGCGCCGCGCTGGGCGTCGGTGGGGCGTGCAAAGGCTCCGCGGAACCAGTCCTGCGTGGCAGGGCCGAACCGCTCGAGCACGTCGCCGGAGCCAGCCATCCTCCCATCATGCTCGCTGCCGCCGACATCG carries:
- a CDS encoding Fpg/Nei family DNA glycosylase: MPEGDTVFRAARRLADVLDGRELARFDLRVPQVATVDLTGATVQEVVPRGKHLLHRIDGWTLHTHLKMEGEWHVYERGGRWRKPGYKARAVLGTSTHDTVGFDLADISVVRTEDEGALVGHLGPDPLSASWDPDEAARRLSADPRAVHVALLDQRNVAGFGNEYANEILFVRGVLPTTPAPEVDVPALLDLGTRMIRANRDRSGRTFTGDSRPGRSTWVYRREGRPCRRCGTLIRGGEMGADPTSERITFWCPRCQS
- a CDS encoding DEAD/DEAH box helicase; the encoded protein is MAGSGDVLERFGPATQDWFRGAFARPTDAQRGAWEAISHGKHALVVAPTGSGKTLSAFLWAIDRVFRESVAADRPDAAPVRGRKRAAKEPARGTRILYISPLKALGVDVERNLRSPLVGIGQSARRLGIRVPDVSVGVRSGDTSSADRRKLVAAPPDILITTPESLYLMLTSQAGQTLRDVHTVIVDEVHAVAATKRGAHLAVSLERLDALRREHDPDAGPAQRIGLSATVRPIDEVARFLGGAEPVEIVAPRASKQFELKVVVPVDDMLNPPPPPTSARGAPGAAPASADPGTVDDLDGTPLDEDWFGDGSAGAENTEMTGSVWPHVEEAIVDRILEHRSTIVFVNSRRLGERLTGRLNEIYADRLGLEAPSPDAPPSGPPDSATSSRMPAEMMAQAGVSSGAAPALAKAHHGSVSKEQRAQVEEELKSGVLRCVVATSSLELGIDMGAVDLVIQVEAPPSAASGLQRVGRAGHQVGEVSRAALFPKHRADVLHTAIVTERMLAGQIEAIAVPQNPLDILAQQTVAAAAQGEIDVEGWFETVRRSAPFRTLPRSAYEATLDLLAGRFPSDEFAELRPRVVWDRDAGTLTGRPGAQRIAVTSGGTIPDRGLFGVFVAGETRNARVGELDEEMVYESRVNDVFTLGTTSWRIVEITHDRVNVLPAFGQPGKLPFWHGDGLGRPAELGEALGTMARQLSGASREKAEARLGDAGLDGFAIENLLTYLAEQREATGTVPTDRTLTVERSRDEVGDWRVILHSPYGMKVHAPWALAVNARIRERLGVEGAAVASDDGIIARVPDAAAEPPGADLFVFEPDELEQLVTDEVGGSALFASRFRECAARALLMPRMNPSRRSPLWQQRQRSAQLLEVARRYPTFPIILETLREVLQDVYDVPALLRVARRIGDRSIRLVETTTSQPSPYARDLLFGYVGAFMYEGDSPLAERRAAALSVDPALLSELLGKVEMRELLDPDVIAQFEREAQKLDPDRRARGVEGVADLLRVLGPLDAGEVAVRLQDPTGPAAAASEASAAQLLDELVDARRAIRVTIAGASRVAAIEDAGRLRDGLGAALPVGIPLAFLEPLPDPVGDLVARYARTHGPFTVDAVAERLGVGVAVARHTLQRLEGQGRISSGFFLPVENAGGSRDDTEWCDSEVLRRLRMRSLAAIRGSVEPVPPEAFARFLPVWQHVTRPLDGIDGLAAVIEQLAGIPAPASAWESLILPSRVRDYAPAMLDELTASGEVVWTGHGSLPGRDGWIAFHSADAAPLTLTRDDVEIAADSLDARVIEVLAAGGAYFAAQLKSLAGAENEQSVVDALWRLTWAGRVTNDTFAPVRTLVGGGSQAHRVARKTPRSRMYRGATLPRVSASAPPRPPAIGGRWSLVPDAEPDAALRATAAASLLLDRYGVVTRGSVQSEGVPGGFAQVYRVLAGFEEAGHCRRGYVIEKLGAAQFAASATVDRIREFAGLADPPPRTAVTLAATDPANPYGAALPWPALAEISHRPGRKAGGLVVLVDGDLALYLERGGKTALAFTDDEEVLRAAAADLTATARRRRLDTLTIEQVNGAFVYGTPLGRALREAGFVESPRGLTLRRTTAGDAQRETARA